TGAGTAAAATAGCCGTCAAGATAATCAAAATCCGAAAAAATCTGGCAAATCTGTTTAATCCGGGTTCAGACAAACTGCTGAGGCGGATTTGCTTTCCTTCGCAAAATATGCTGCCAACTGCAAACTCAAAACTGCCAACTGGCGCTAAATAGTATAATGCTCAATCACATCCTCGGGTACCTTGGCGCTTCTTCCGGTAGCCATATCAATCATTACGTAATCAAAATAGCCGTCGCAGCATATTTTGCCGGTAGCTTTGTTGCTTAAGCTGAATTTTACGCGGCAGCCTTTATCGTCGATGGTTTCGATACCGGTTTTTACAATGAAGTAGTCGCCCATGGCGAGGGCACGTTTATAATCTACGTGGGCAGTGCGTACTACCCAGCCAAAACCGCGCTCCATAAATTTTTCCATAGCCATGCCGTAGCAGCGTTCCATCTGATCGTACCGGGCGGCCAATACATAATCAAAATATTTGCTGTTGTGTACGTGCTGAAACATGTCGATATCGTCCGGGCGTACACGAAACTCGCTTTCGAAGGTAGAGTAGATGGGAGTATCCATAGGGCAAATATAATGATTGGGTTGGAGAGTGGTTGATTGGTAGGGCGGTTGATTAAGTTGATTAGGAGAGAGGGTGTATTTGGGGGTTACCGGGTGAATGATCGGTGATAAAAAATAACTAACCGTTAGATTTTGTTAGGCTATAAAATTAACTTTATCGAGATTACAGCATATTCTTAACTATTGATGACAAAACAGATTTACGATAAATCGATTGAAACCCGCGAACTACAGATGGTCGGTTTTTGGGTTAATTTTACTCACTTTTCAGTTGTTGGCTTTCTTCTCATTATGCCAACAACAGTATTGGTTTTTCATTTGATGAATTTCATTCAAAACCATAGTGACTCATTTCGGGAGGGAGAGATATGGATTGTAACTATCCCTCCTGTTTTGGCGACTATTTTTTATTTCATGCAGAAACGACAATTGAAATTTAAAGTAATTAATACTACATTAAATTCTGTTCAACTGAAGGAAGTTATAATAGAAGTTGCCAAAAAACTTAACTGGGAATTTAAATCAGCCACAACAAATACCTATGTTGCTAAAACAACCCCTGGGTTTTTCTCCGGAAGTTGGGGAGAGCAAATAACAATTTTATTCGACAATGATCGTGTTTTTGTGAATAGTATATGTGATCCTGAAAAAAGATCGTCCATTTTTTCGGCAGGGCGTAACAACGAAAATGAACAAACTTTAATTGATAAGATCAAAGAGGCAGAAAGTCAATCGGGTACTGCGCTTGAATTATAACAATTATGTGTTAAGATATATTACGGAGGCGGGAAGGCAAGTTTTTAATTTTTAACTCTAAAACCAAATGAAATATATCCTCCTGGTTTGCTTTTGTTTTTTTGCAGGTATTGGTCTTGCTCAAAAGATGCAATGTGCATGTGGTACAGATAGTAATTTGAACGAAATCATTGACTGTAAATCTACTATTTTTAAAAATGGAGCGCGATTATATTGGCAGTTTAACTGCGATTCGTCGTGGTTGACCTTCAAGGCTGTAAATGGACGCAAACGGATCTTGTTTTCGTTGGACAGTTCTTTAATGGAGCTTACAGGCCGGCTTGGTTATATTTACGCTGCCGAATACAAATACGTATTTCTAATTCGGCAAAACCTAATCTCCGGTTGTTGCGACCCGCCCGAGTTTATTTTGTTTAATAAAAACACAGGTCGTCAAAAATCGTTATTGGGGCGGTTGGTATTTTATAGCCACGACAGTAAATATCCTATTGTTATATCCCTGGGGCCAAATAGTAATTCGTTGATTATATTTAATGTAGATACGCACAAAAAATATTCGATAGCCTTACCACGCGGGCGACTGTCAAAATCTATTAAGTTATCTTTTTTCTCCGCCCCCGAACTCCTGTTTGATAATGACCTTATTAAAGGCGACAGTTTAGTACTTAAATACCAATATAAAACTACGGCAAAAAAAGACTGGCTTTACTCAAAAATTTTGATTGATTTGAAAAAATGATGTCCTAAATCTCAACGCCGATAAAAAAGATTTAAAAAAAGTGGATTAGATTTTGGAGTATGACTGTTTTTATGTGATTGTCATTTAAAGTATGCCTGATATCAAAATAACAGATTGACGTTTATTCTGGTTTTCCTATATTCGGGAAACTTCTGCTTATAATGAAAATACTATCCCGGTTATTATTTACCGCTATCCTGTTTTTGAGCGCTAACTCCTTTGCACAGCAGCAACCTCTAAATATGCAATACGCTGTATCGATGGAGAAGGCAGCCGATCATCTTTACCACGTTGAGCTTACCAATAAAACGCCAGGTAAAACACTCGATTTTAAAATGTGTGCCTGGACTCCCGGCTACTACCAGCTTATTGATTTTGCCGCCGCGGTACAAAATTTTAAAGTAACCGATAGCAAGGGTGTAAACCTGAAGTGGCAAAAAGCCTCGGAAAACACCTGGCGCGTTTATCACAACAGTTCTGGCACAATAAAAATTTCGTATGATGTTAAAGCCACGGTGCCCTTTGTGGGCAATATTTACCTTGATGAAACACGGGGATACATTACCCCCGGTGGTTTATTCATGTACCTGGATAATGAACTGTGGCATCCGGTTACCATAAAAATGCAACCCTATAGCAAATGGAATGCAATGGTGGCCACGGGCTTAGATACGGTTGCAGGTAAATATCACCTGTACAAAGCCGATAATTTTGATGTGCTGTATGATAGCCCCTTTTTAATGGGCGAACTGGAAGTGCTGCCTCCGTTTACGGTTAAAAATAAACCACACAATTTTATTGGTTATAAGTTACCTGAGTTTGACGGGCAGGCATTTATGGACGATTTGAAAAAGATTGTGGTTGCGGGCAGCAACATCATTGGCGAAATACCCTATACGCACTATACCTTTTTATCAATAGGTGCCGGGGGCGGCGGTATCGAACATTTAAACTCATCGTCGTTAAGTTTTAGCGGGGGGGAGGGTTTTAATTCGCCCGAGGCTAAAAAGAGGCTTTACAACTTTATAGCCCACGAGTATTTTCACCATTATAATGTTAAACGCATCAGGCCGGTTGAATTGGGCCCGTTTGATTATTCGAAAGAGAACCACACCAATATGCTTTGGGTATCTGAAGGGTTTACGGTTTATTACGAATATATGATAACAAGGCGCGCCGGTTTAATGACGGGCGAAGATATGCTGAAAGATTTTGAAGAAAATATTAAAAACTATGAGAATAAGCCGGGCCATTTTTACCAGTCGGCCACCCAGGCCAGTTACAATACCTGGAACGACGGGCCAAACGGCCGCGTAAATGAGGATATTAATAAAACCATATCCTATTATGATAAAGGCCCTGTGCTTGGCTTAATGCTCGATTTTAACATCAGGCATGCTACTCAAAATAAAAAGACACTTGATGATGTAATGCGGTTGCTTTACTACAAATATTACAAAAAGCTTAACCGGGGCTTTACCGAAAAGGAATTTAGGGCCGAATGCGAAAAAATGGCCGGCACGCCAATGCCCGAAGTGTTTGAATACGCATCTACGGTTAAACCACCCGATTATCCAAAATACTTTGCTTACGGTGGTTTACGGATAGATACTAATGCTACGGTTACTTATAACTCATGGGCCGGCATTAATTATAGGCAACGACGCGATACATTAACTATTGGCACTGTCGAACCCAATTCGCCTGCCTGGGAAAAAGGCATAAGGGGTGGAACAAAAATTTTAACCGTTGAAGGCCAACCGGCAACGCAAAAATTATTAGACCATGCACTGGAAGCAAAAAACACTGGCGATGCTTTAACGCTCACCATACAAAAAGGAACCGAGAAACGCGATGTAACTATTATACTGGGCAGCAAAAAGGAAAAGACGTTTAAGATAAGTCCGCTGCCCAATCCCGATCCGTTGCAGGCGGCTATTTATAAAAGCTGGATAGGGAGTCTGTAAAGTCAAAATTCAAAAGTCAAAATTCAAAAATGACTTACAATTTTAAAGGTATTTGTTTGTAGCATTGTGGGGTAATTAAAACGTTATGAAAATTACAGAACAAACAAACCGGCTTATGGAGCTTGGCCTTGATGCGGATATACTAAACCGTTACCGCGAACCGCACCGGTTTTACCATACGCTGGAGCATCTGGACGATTTGTGTGGGCAGCTGGAATTAAAGGGTTTTGCCGATAATGATGCATTGCTGCTTGCTACCGTATTTCATGATATTATTTATGATCCGCGTTCGGCTACAAACGAAGAGGATTCGGCGAAGTACTTTAATGAACTGTTTATCGGCGACCAGCGATTAAAGGATGAGGTAACGCAAATCATCTTCGATACCAAAAATCATCAGCCCAAAACAGAGCTATCAAAAGTGTTTTGTGATGCCGATTTAAATATTCTCAAGCTGCCTTTTGATAAATTGCTGCAGTATGAGCAGCAGATATTTAAGGAGTTTCAGTTTGTTGATTATGCCATTTACCGCGAAAAGAGGGTAGAGGTGCTGCAGAGTTTACAGCAAAATGTAAACAACCCTGCGCTGGAGTATTTAATTGATTACGTGCGCACCCGCCGGCCCAGGATAGCGGTTTACCCCGGTAGTTTTAACCCATTCCATAAAGGCCACTTTAATATACTGCAAAAAGCCGAACAGGTATTTGATAAGGTAATCATAGCCCGCGGCGTTAACCCCGGTAAAGATGCTTCCAGTTATGCTTTACCAAATATTTTAAAATACAGGCAATTAGCCACGTACGAGGGTTTACTTACTGATTTTACCGGCAGCCTGGGCTATGCTGTAACAATAATCCGTGGCTTACGCAATGGATCAGATTTGCAATACGAATTAAACCAGTATCGCTATATGCAGGAGCTTGGCGATAAAAGTATCAATGTAATTGCCATATTTTGTGATATGGAATTTGAGCATATCTCCAGCACCGGCATCAGGCAGCTGGAAAAATATGGGAAAGCCGGGGAGTATTTGGTTTAGGGGGATTAGGTGAGTGGTTGAGATTTTATGTGAAAGGGTTCTCGGCTTGGTTCAGCTGAAAGCTGAAACCCTGTAACCCACGAGCTGAAAGCTCGCGCGAGCGGCGGCCCAGTCAACCACTCACCTAATCAACCCAATCAACCACTCACCAACTTTTGAATTTTGAATTTTTACTTTTGAATTAAATCACTATCTTTGCACCCACAATTAACAAAAGTATTTAACGCTTTAATATTATTCACGTAATGTATTTAGGTAAAGAGACAAAGGCAGAGATCTTTGCAAAACACGGTAAGGGTGCTACAGACACTGGTTCAACCGAAGGTCAGGTAGCATTATTCACTCACCGCATCGCACACTTAACTGGTCACCTTAAGAAAAACAAACACGATTTTTCTACCCAGTTATCACTGCAAAAATTAGTAGGTAAACGCCGCGGATTGTTAGCGTACCTGTACAAAAAAGACATTGAAAGATATCGTGCTATCATCAAAGCTTTACAGCTAAGGGATATCATTAAATAATTCTCATACTTTTTATTGAAAAGCCATCCCGATTTTGTGGATGGCTTTTTTACTTTTGAAAAAATTATACACACACACATAAAAAACCGGTGCGCTCCGAAAGATGAAAAGTGCACCACAACAAAAAGAAGATGAGTTTAAACGTAATTAAAAAAGTTATTGATTTAGGTGACGGCCGCACCATTGAGATCGAAACAGGTAAACTGGCCAAACAGGCAGATGGCTCTGTAGTTATTAAAATGGGTGATACCATGTTATTGGCTACCGTAGTATCATCGCCGGAAGCGAAAGAGGGAGTTGATTTTTTACCCCTTTCTGTTGATTACCAGGAAAAATACGCTGCTACCGGTCGTATCCCGGGTGGCTTTTTACGCCGCGAAGCGCGTTTGTCAGACTATGAGGTTTTAATCTCGCGTTTGGTTGACCGTGCTTTACGCCCGTTATTCCCTTCAGATTATCACGCTGATACACAAGTGATGATCTCTTTAATTTCTGCCGATAAAGATATCATGCCCGATTGCCTTGCCGGTTTGGCAGCATCGGCAGCATTAGCTGTATCTGATATTCCTTTTAACGGCCCTATCTCTGAAGTACGTGTTGCAAAAATTGATGGTCAGTTGGTAATTAACCCAACTTTAACCCAGCTTGAGCATGCTACTTTAGAATTTATTGTTGCAGGTAGCGAGCACGATATCAACATGGTTGAAGGTGAATCGAAAGAGATCCAGGAAGCTGAATTGGTTGAAGCTATTAAATTTGCACACACTGCTATCAAAATTCAATGTTTAGCTCAAAAAGAGTTAACTATTGAAGTTGGCAAAACCGAAAAACGTGTTTACTGCCATGAAAACAGCAATGAAGATTTGAAAAAAGCAATCTATGCTGCTACTTATGACCAGGTTTACGCAATCGCTTCTTCTGCATCTGCAAAAGACGAGCGCTCAGCAAAATTCAAAGAAGTTCGTGATGCCTATATCGCTACTTTAGGCGAAATTGATGAGGTTACTAAATTCTTAGCTAAAAAATACTACCATGATGTGGAGTATGATGCTATCCGTAACCTAGTATTAGATGAAGGCAAGCGTTTAGATGGCCGTTCAACTACCCAGATTCGCCCTATCTGGAGCGAAGTTGGTTATTTGCCGTCAGCCCATGGTTCTGCCGTATTTACCCGTGGCGAAACACAATCATTAACCACTGTTACTTTAGGTGCAAAAGATGATGAGCAAATGATTGATGGCGCGTTCATCAATGGTTACCAAAAATTCCTGTTGCATTATAATTTCCCGGGTTTCTCAACCGGCGAGGTTCGTCCTAACAGGGGTGCTGGTCGCCGTGAAATTGGTCATGGTAACCTGGCTATGCGTTCGTTAAAACAAGTACTACCATCTGAGGATGAAAATCCATATACCATCCGTATCGTTTCTGATATTCTTGAATCAAACGGTTCATCGTCAATGGCTACGGTTTGTGCCGGTACATTGGCTTTGATGGATGCTGGTATCAAAATCAAATCGCCGGTATCTGGTATCGCGATGGGATTGATCACCAACGAAATGGGTACTAAATATGCTATCTTATCTGACATCCTGGGCGACGAAGATCATTTAGGTGATATGGACTTTAAAGTAACCGGTACTGCCAACGGTATTGTTGCTGTACAAATGGACTTGAAAATCAATGGCCTATCGTACGAAGTGTTAACTAACGCTTTAAACCAGGCCAAAGATGGTCGTTTACATATCCTTGGCGAAATGGCTAAAACCATTACTGCCCCTCGTGTTGATCTGAAGCCACACGCTCCGCGTATTGTTACCATCAAAATTGATAAAGAATTTATTGGTGCAGTTATCGGGCCCGGTGGTAAAATTATCCAGGAAATGCAACGCGAAACCGGTGCAACTATTTCTATCGAAGAAAAAGACAACCAGGGTATCGTTCAGATTTTTGCCGACAATAAGGCATCTATCGATCAGGCTTTATCGCGTATCCGCAACATTGCTTCTAAACCAGAAGTTGGCGAGATATACGAAGGTAAAGTAAAATCAATTATGCCATTTGGCGCATTTGTTGAGATTATGCCGGGTAAAGATGGTTTGTTACACATATCTGAAATAGATCACCGCAGGATCGAAAAAATGGACGGTATATTTGAGGTTGGCGACGAGGTAAGGGTTAAATTGCTTGATGTAGATAAACAAGGTAAACTTAAATTATCGCGTAAAGCACTGTTACCAAGGCCGGAAGCTCCAAAATCCGAAAAATAATTGTAATATTATATGTGCAAAACCCTCTTTATGAGGGTTTTGCTGTTTTTGCTTGTTTTTTTTACACTTTTTTTGAAAAAATTAAAACAAAAGTGGGATGTTTAAACTTTATATCAGTTCATAGATAGTTGAATAAACCATAAAATCCGATCCTGCTTGTAAAAACGATGACCCCTGCTACAAACGATCCTTTAGATTTTCTTAATAGCAATCCGCAGGGAATACAATCGGCTACACAAACCGATTTAGTTCAATTGCTGCTATATGAGATCATCCGGGTTAAAGAATTAATACTGTATTATGACTCCATTCCCAATGGAGGTGGTCAGCTTGGCTCATCAATTTTGAATGAGCTGGTATCAGAAGCCTATCAATCGCTTGTAAACTACGATACAGTACTGATGAAAAAGTACTATGACTTGTTGCTAAACTGCGATTAAGCTGCATATGTGCAGATATGCAGATTTTAGATGTGCAGATGTTTACTTAAGATAAAACTTTACAAATAATTGCCAATTGCAATGTTGGGGATTTATATATTTGCACATGAACCATCTGATAGCGCCATCTATTTTAGCGGCCGACTTTGCCAACCTGCAACGCGATATTGAAATGATCAATAACAGCGAAGCTGATTGGGTGCATGTTGATATTATGGATGGCATGTTTGTGCCAAATATCTCTTTTGGTTTTCCGGTTGTTGCTGCCACAAAAAGGCATGCCACCAAACCGCTGGATGTTCACCTGATGATTGTTGATCCTGATAGGTACGTTAAGGCGTTTAAAGATGCCGGTGCCAATGGTATCACTGTTCATTACGAAGCCTGCCCGCATTTACATCGCACCGTACAAGCTATTAAAGAGCTTGGCTGCAGGGCGGGAGTCGCCCTTAATCCGCATACGCCCGTAGCTTTGCTTGAGGATATAATAGCCGACCTGGATATGGTACTCATTATGTCTGTTAATCCTGGCTTTGGCGGCCAAAAGTTTATTGCCAATACCTACAAAAAGCTTAACGATTTGAAGGCCCTGAGTGAAAGGAAAAATCCGGGCTTATTTATCGAGGTTGATGGCGGTGTAGATCAAAATAATGTTAAAGAATTATTGCAAGCAGGTGCAAATGTGCTTGTTGCGGGCAGTTCTGTGTTCTCATCGGCCATACCGGCCGATGCAATATATAACCTCAAACACCCTTAAAAGTTATTACAATTGTAATAATTACTACCAACCTTATAGGATAAATTTGATATTTGCAATCAAAAAGGCTTTTGTTGATTAATTGTATATTTTTTCAAAAAACGTAAATTAATCCTATGAATTTTGTCAAATTGATTAACTTCGGCCCAACTAAATACAAAGTTCCTAATCAAGTATTCAGAACCTACAATTCGTTAATTATATGAAACATAATTTTGGTGCCGGACCAGGCATTTTACCTCAGGAGGTTTTAAAACAAGCTTCCGAGGCGGTTATTGATTTTAATGGTACAGGATTATCATTGCTGGAGATCTCTCACAGGTCGAAAGAATTTGAAGCAGTTTTGAATGAAGCTGTTGCATTGGTAAAAGAATTATTTGATGTGCCAGAAGGTTATTCGATATTATTTTTACAAGGCGGCGCCAGTACGCAGTTTGCCATGGCCCCCTACAATTTATTGCCTTCAACAGGCAAAGCCGCTTACCTGGAAACAGGTGTTTGGGCTAATAAAGCCTTAAAGGAAGCCAAGTTTTTTGGCGAAGTAGAGATTGTTGCCTCTTCAAAAGCCGATAATTTTACTTACATCCCTAAAGATTATACTATTCCTGCTGATGCGGCTTATTTCCACATCACTTCAAACAATACCATTTATGGTACACAGTTACAGGAATTCCCAAAATCGCCGGTACCGGTTGTTTGCGATATGTCGTCAGATATTTTCAGCCGTAAAATTAACGTTGCCGACTTTGGTTTAATTTACGCCGGCGCTCAAAAAAACATGGGCCCTGCAGGTGTTACCTTAGTTATTGTTAAAGACGAAATTTTAGGTAAAGTTGACCGTAAAATACCGGCGATGCTTAATTACCAGGTACAAATTGAAGGCGGATCGATGTATAACACCCCTCCATGTTTTGCTATCTACGTATCGATGCTTACGCTGCAATGGTTAAAAGCCAAAGGCGGCGTTGAAGTTATCGAGCAGGAAAACATCACCAAAGCACGCGTATTATATGACGAGATTGAACGCAACCCGTTATTTAAACCGGTTTGCGCTACAGAAGATCGCTCGCACATGAACGTAACCTTCGTAATGGAAAATCCTGAACTGGAAAAACCATTCCTGAAACTATGCGACGAAAGAGGTATAGTAGGTATCAAAGGCCACAGAAGCGTTGGTGGTTTCCGCGCATCAATTTACAACGCGTTGCCAATAACCAGCGTTTACGCCCTTATTGACGTAATGCAGGAGTTTGCTGAATCAAATAAATAATTTAGTCATCAGTAATTGGTCATTAGTCATTTTGGATGGCGGATAGACCAATGACTAATGACCAATGACTAATGACAAAATAAGATGATCAAAATATTAGCTAATGACGGTATCGACCCGATTGGAAAACAGCTTTTAGAAGAAGCCGGTTTTATTGTTGATACCAATAACATTCCGCAGGATGAATTACCTGTGCGGTTACAAGAGTACGATGCCATTACTGTACGTAGCGCAACTAAAGTACGTAAAGCCCTTATTGATGCCTGCCCAAATCTTAAAGTGATTGGCCGTGGCGGTGTTGGTATGGATAACATTGATGTAGAATATGCAAGGGAAAAAGGCCTGAGCGTTTATAATACGCCTGCGTCATCTTCATTATCAGTTGCCGAACTTGTTTTTGCCAGTTTATTTGGCGCGGTAAGGTTTTTGCCAGATAGCAACCGCAAAATGCCGGTTGAAGGTGGTACTAAATTTAACGACCTGAAGAAGGCTTATGCAAAAGGTATCGAACTGCGCGGTAAAACTTTAGGTATTGTTGGCTTTGGCCGTATCGGCCGCGAGGTGGCTAAAATAGCTATCGGCGTTGGTATGGAAGTTTTGGCTTATGATTTATTCCCTTTTAACCCCGAGTTGGATATTGTTTTAGGTGGTGGTACAACCGTTAAGGTAAGTGTAAAAACTTCAACTTTAGAAGAGGTAACCAAAACGGCCGATTTCATTACCCTGCACACGCCGTTTATTGACAAGGCCCTGTTTGGTGCCGAAGAATTGGCATTGACCAAAAAAGGTGTTGGCTTTGTAAATATTTCACGCGGTGGTTTAATTGACGAATTGGCTTTAGTTGACGCGTTAAACAGCGGCCAGGTTTCATTTGCAGCTTTAGACGTATTTGATAACGAGCCAACCCCCCGCGAAGAGATACTGAAACACCCTAAAATTTCTTTAACCCCTCACATTGGTGCTGCCACCAATGAGGCACAGGAAAGAATAGGTGTGGAGCTTGCCAACCTGATCATCGATCACTTTAAAAAAGCATAAACACTAATTTGACTATTGAGCCGAATTTCACGAATTTGATTAGAGGCTGATTTTTTGAATATAACGAATGGCACGAATTCCTAAAGAGTTCGTGCCATTTGGTTTGGTGCGATGTCACCAGGTATAAAGCGATGACCAACTATGCACATTCGCCTTACATTCATGCGGTTGCTTTTGTTCCTTATAAGTGATGGTCACAGCTAACCCGATACAGTACGACGGAATTTACGAAAGCCTCTCGAATTTGTGATAAATACCTGCCTACACACAAAAGCCGGATAAATTTCATTTACCCGGCTTTTGTGCTTTAAACTCTTAATTCTTTTTTTTAATCTTTTTTACCGCCAAATACCGAGAAACTCACGTAACGTTTAGGATGAGCTTTTAAATCGAGCAACAGGTTGTTTAGGCTGTTGGTGGCGGCATCCATGTTTTTGTAAACCTTATCGTCGTTCATCAACAAGCCCAAAGTTCCTTTGGTCGAATTGATATTGGCGATAGTTGCCTGTAAATCGGCCATGGCCTTATTGGCGTTATCTAAGGTGTTTTTGATGTTCGATGCAGCTATATCGTTACTTATTTTTTCAAAATTAGTAGCCATACCGTTTATATGTACGGTGCTCGTCTTCAGGTTAGATGATACTACTTCGGCATTCGACAGTATTACATCAATGTGTTTGGTTTGGGTTCCAACCAGGTTATCTATTTTTTTGGTAACACCTTCCAGGGTTTGCAGGGAGTTGGCAATGCTCATAAAACTGCGGTCAACATTCTTCTGAAAATTTGGGTTCAGGATCTTGTTGATGGCCGCTAACGATGAATCGAGCTTGGTAATCAGCATTTCGGCTTTTTTTTGTATCGGCTGCAGGCTCTCGGCCAGGCTTCCCTGTATGTCGGCCTTCAAAGTGTCTTTGTTTTCGGCAAGTATTTTACTATTGCCTAATTCAAAAACAATGGCTTTGCTACCTAAAAGATCAGTGCTTTCCAGCTTGGCCAGGGTATTGTTCGGGACATCGTATTTTTCCTCAATCTTAAATTCAACTATGGTGCGGCCATCCGGCTGAAGCTCCATTTTTGAAATACGGCCAATCTGGAAACCATTTACCAGTACAGGTTTTGATACGCCGAGGCCTTCAACACTGTTGTATACGGCGTAAAACTTATTTGATCCCGAAAATACATCGTTACCCCTTAAAAAGCTGTATCCTAAAACGAGTATAGTGATAGCAATAACCGTAAGGGCGCCTATTTTTGTTTCGTTTGAAATTTTCATTAAGTAGTGTGATTATGTTTAAATGTTTTTGCTGGCAATGCCCGCGGCACAGGTGATGTTATAAGCAATATACGTTTGAACAACTGATTAAGTTTTTATACACACTAATTATCGCGAATTGTATCGAATTGAAGAATGGCTCGTATCTATATTAATTTTATGATTCTTGCAATTCATTTTAATTATTGAAAATTAGTGTCTCTTATCATGTTTATATTCAACTTTTATAATTCGTGAAATTCGATATAATTAGTAACAAATTCGTATGTAAATTATTGCGATACATGCTCCACTTCGTTTTTATAATTTAACAGCGCACGCACAATTGAACTCACAATTTCATTTTGTCCATCTTCCGAGTTTAGGTACGCTTCATCGCTTGGGTTATTAATATAGCCTGTTTCAACCAAAACGGATGGCATTGCGGTATGGCAAAGTACGTAAATACCTTGTTCCCGTAAACCTTCGCTTGGCCGCCCATCGGTTTCAACAAATTCATTATTAATTAAAGTTGCCAGTTTGATGCTTTGCTGCCTGAATTTTCTTTTATACTCGTTGGTTAAAATGATAGTAATGGGATCGTCGGGATCTAATCCGGCGTCCATTCCCGAATCTTCCTCAACCTGGTTGTGAACGATGGTCCTTTCCTCTTCTTTTGACCGGTGTAAACCGTAAACCAACAATAATACTCCTTTGCCGGAGCGGTCTGGTACACTTACCGTACGGTAAACCGGCTTATGGCGTTTTGTGCCAACTTGCTCGCGCACATGCCTGTCAGATAGTGAGTTGCAGTGTATAGATACAAAAATATTGCCTTTGTTTTCGTTTGCTATTTCGGCGCGGCGTTCAAATGATACATCGTCCTCTGTCGACCGGGTTAAAACGGCTTTTACCCCAGCCATATCTTTTTCTATTGCAGCCTGCAATTTTAAAGCGATAGCAAGCGTTACATTTCTTTCCGAAGAAAAACTTCCTGATGCTCCGTGCGAGAAATGCCCCGTCCCGGTGGGCTTGCCGCCATGACCAGCATCAACGATAATAGTTTTTATTTTGAAACCCGAATTAACAACCGTATCTGTTTTGATGAGGCCGTAAGAAATAAGTGGGAACGATGAAAGGAGTAACAACAATG
The genomic region above belongs to Mucilaginibacter sp. KACC 22773 and contains:
- the rpsO gene encoding 30S ribosomal protein S15 — protein: MYLGKETKAEIFAKHGKGATDTGSTEGQVALFTHRIAHLTGHLKKNKHDFSTQLSLQKLVGKRRGLLAYLYKKDIERYRAIIKALQLRDIIK
- a CDS encoding adenylyltransferase/cytidyltransferase family protein: MKITEQTNRLMELGLDADILNRYREPHRFYHTLEHLDDLCGQLELKGFADNDALLLATVFHDIIYDPRSATNEEDSAKYFNELFIGDQRLKDEVTQIIFDTKNHQPKTELSKVFCDADLNILKLPFDKLLQYEQQIFKEFQFVDYAIYREKRVEVLQSLQQNVNNPALEYLIDYVRTRRPRIAVYPGSFNPFHKGHFNILQKAEQVFDKVIIARGVNPGKDASSYALPNILKYRQLATYEGLLTDFTGSLGYAVTIIRGLRNGSDLQYELNQYRYMQELGDKSINVIAIFCDMEFEHISSTGIRQLEKYGKAGEYLV
- a CDS encoding M61 family metallopeptidase, with product MKILSRLLFTAILFLSANSFAQQQPLNMQYAVSMEKAADHLYHVELTNKTPGKTLDFKMCAWTPGYYQLIDFAAAVQNFKVTDSKGVNLKWQKASENTWRVYHNSSGTIKISYDVKATVPFVGNIYLDETRGYITPGGLFMYLDNELWHPVTIKMQPYSKWNAMVATGLDTVAGKYHLYKADNFDVLYDSPFLMGELEVLPPFTVKNKPHNFIGYKLPEFDGQAFMDDLKKIVVAGSNIIGEIPYTHYTFLSIGAGGGGIEHLNSSSLSFSGGEGFNSPEAKKRLYNFIAHEYFHHYNVKRIRPVELGPFDYSKENHTNMLWVSEGFTVYYEYMITRRAGLMTGEDMLKDFEENIKNYENKPGHFYQSATQASYNTWNDGPNGRVNEDINKTISYYDKGPVLGLMLDFNIRHATQNKKTLDDVMRLLYYKYYKKLNRGFTEKEFRAECEKMAGTPMPEVFEYASTVKPPDYPKYFAYGGLRIDTNATVTYNSWAGINYRQRRDTLTIGTVEPNSPAWEKGIRGGTKILTVEGQPATQKLLDHALEAKNTGDALTLTIQKGTEKRDVTIILGSKKEKTFKISPLPNPDPLQAAIYKSWIGSL
- a CDS encoding acyl-CoA thioesterase; translated protein: MDTPIYSTFESEFRVRPDDIDMFQHVHNSKYFDYVLAARYDQMERCYGMAMEKFMERGFGWVVRTAHVDYKRALAMGDYFIVKTGIETIDDKGCRVKFSLSNKATGKICCDGYFDYVMIDMATGRSAKVPEDVIEHYTI
- the pnp gene encoding polyribonucleotide nucleotidyltransferase, whose product is MSLNVIKKVIDLGDGRTIEIETGKLAKQADGSVVIKMGDTMLLATVVSSPEAKEGVDFLPLSVDYQEKYAATGRIPGGFLRREARLSDYEVLISRLVDRALRPLFPSDYHADTQVMISLISADKDIMPDCLAGLAASAALAVSDIPFNGPISEVRVAKIDGQLVINPTLTQLEHATLEFIVAGSEHDINMVEGESKEIQEAELVEAIKFAHTAIKIQCLAQKELTIEVGKTEKRVYCHENSNEDLKKAIYAATYDQVYAIASSASAKDERSAKFKEVRDAYIATLGEIDEVTKFLAKKYYHDVEYDAIRNLVLDEGKRLDGRSTTQIRPIWSEVGYLPSAHGSAVFTRGETQSLTTVTLGAKDDEQMIDGAFINGYQKFLLHYNFPGFSTGEVRPNRGAGRREIGHGNLAMRSLKQVLPSEDENPYTIRIVSDILESNGSSSMATVCAGTLALMDAGIKIKSPVSGIAMGLITNEMGTKYAILSDILGDEDHLGDMDFKVTGTANGIVAVQMDLKINGLSYEVLTNALNQAKDGRLHILGEMAKTITAPRVDLKPHAPRIVTIKIDKEFIGAVIGPGGKIIQEMQRETGATISIEEKDNQGIVQIFADNKASIDQALSRIRNIASKPEVGEIYEGKVKSIMPFGAFVEIMPGKDGLLHISEIDHRRIEKMDGIFEVGDEVRVKLLDVDKQGKLKLSRKALLPRPEAPKSEK